The DNA segment CAAGGGGTAGGGCCCGCCAACCAACTGAAGGCGGTTCGATGGGAGGGCAGGAGTCAGACCCGCTGATAGTACTCCGAGACGGTAGGGCCGTTCACATGGGGAAGCGGTGGGCTGGATGGATAATTGAGCAGCGCACTCACGTTTCGGAATTGTATGCCCGAAGCTCACGTGTCACGCTACCTGCTCTAAGATGTTGCTGCGCGTCCGTCCAGAGGAGCCTTATGCGGGAAAACCGCACGTAGGGATCTGCGAGGGGGCTGCCCGGTAACGGGCAGCTCTACCTCAATGGCAAAGAAACTAATGAATAAAACACTCCAGATCCCTCTGCTTTTGACATTCCTCGCGTTTGCAACGGCGACCCAGGCACAAACAACCACCGATGCCACGATTTTGAAGTTTTCCCTCGAATCGCACGATTCATTCGCTCCAAGAATCGGGTCAACATTCCCGGAAATTGATTTGATAGACACGAACGGAAAACGATGGAACTCGGAAACTCTGACGGGAAAGGTTGTATACCTTAATTTCTGGTCCACCGGCTGCGGACCCTGCCTAAAAGAAATGCCAGAATTAAACACGGCATTCACCTACTTCTCAGACGACCCCGATGTCGTCATACTATCCATCAACTGCTTCGATACGGAGGTCAGGCTAAATCAGTATCTAAAAAACAATGAAATGAGAATGCCTGTGTGCAAGATGGGGATGGAGGT comes from the Pelagicoccus enzymogenes genome and includes:
- a CDS encoding TlpA family protein disulfide reductase; amino-acid sequence: MAKKLMNKTLQIPLLLTFLAFATATQAQTTTDATILKFSLESHDSFAPRIGSTFPEIDLIDTNGKRWNSETLTGKVVYLNFWSTGCGPCLKEMPELNTAFTYFSDDPDVVILSINCFDTEVRLNQYLKNNEMRMPVCKMGMEVVDLISANGVSSLPTHFIIDQDWNLAIAAIGGKFDIDKKLIGSIEQIANREYKQIENKEPNQAVDTTAVSAPR